Proteins co-encoded in one Oreochromis aureus strain Israel breed Guangdong linkage group 3, ZZ_aureus, whole genome shotgun sequence genomic window:
- the LOC116332043 gene encoding uncharacterized protein LOC116332043 has protein sequence MSHPLYNPYASGNQSSAQGRYGQSSMQAERDSHKTSPHLGPGSSFSSSGVSSATPAKSGGIIPSLQTMPMSYRPEGSKTSMEEDIKRSIDMHISRAREEVRNQPVNKSSHFTSTQRDECHSSSKDVASYVLSSTSQRPPDVASSTSSMDWLRSYKRETEDDSSKYCSSSASLSYQSTGDGRFNASNERERNVQSIPGLGDYDYPVPDKPVGSAESTCPKYTSETAVNILMHFGLEKEDLEHLISYPEDQITPDNLPFILRQIRMEKAKRSTMAGPSKSYYDPHSTTSTSGRERLSTSRGEGMCQDELSPIVQPSKVIDYGHTGKYTGSFGDEIGRSSGRAGSTLLMGSYDSSGLSREPLQKSMTEVKNSTLVFSCDQGSSFTSHGSMRSSGPAQQLPTQPNQPSQEIFKGFSLPKTDTDIRPLKAEVTKALPLKDPEPDRQSASKSQLTPNIVRSVHPSRPGLVLIGSSSSDSHIKEKSKTHGQVPNVSEQMNKQQMQQKQIQQQQVKQTMQQPPPKHQMQQQLKQQQTQQQQMKQQQTEQQQLKQQQTQQQTQQQQLKQQQTQQQTQQQQLKQQQTQQQMQQQQLKQQQTQQQMQQQQLKQQQTQQQQLKQQQTQQQQLKQQQTPQVPNLPIGLQQMQNQPAVHMGQVLQSQVFSAAKPVPQPSLMPGLTMPVPPGLSPLMQNLMNFIHVPQPASTKQLPAKVEVTRNIPVLAQMQDYTAASPRVFPHTCSLCNKECNQMKDWISHQYTSLHIENCKLLRKRYPEWNGEIASLLGASGTKPSPSTSAETSQKKTRHESRSRSRSPRSHRDSERSRDRRSSRSHSRSPRSHRESERRRNRRSSRSRSRSRRDSERSRDKRSSRSRSGSPRRRRDLERRRDRRSSHSRSRSRSPRRERRRSRSRSPYSARCNRRSRSHSDSSWYDRPSSSRYRSRSRGRERRSSPRRRHEKRSSPRRSWERRSSTERSSPRRKKLSSSKILAKKLLETPALQSLSKQSDLETVVKTLAPALLAELAKMESSPSTSSSSSSRSASPESTKGRPSTEKTKAGKSSPPTMVRLQGIVSSLSHSEVISAVEKFGKTKSVVLFRSKLQAVVCFENQEDAEKLKSLKNLDIKEVTVSVVGEKEIASKKTTKSKLETTAKVSVSKAKNISAEQKAKTVKTGDKAEEAASSLEKSKRKSTKSPEKQPNTSDLKRKPKPKGSQTCAKEAVVVPKNTPNTTKAVEPIKGAAVDGEPKVLTSKGEMASTTQKSKTAGTVKKEKVDPSKSTTSENISPPKPMDPPQIPQTVIKSPEDSLKASEQTEQSSDSAVQEETQQQTAGKSPEISVEAKQTVESVETVTKDKDSVTAKKPAAVTQPTFGERIQEQLRPERIRCLKTVKLPNSKLVSLDYKVLLISNLPEYHDGCYAEEDIASLLARHRFEYYDDTIYVIPQARMGFALMPTAVAAKNIVLASEKHDFILNGSKLRLQVEKGDILMTPLEFYKSLMKRLCYQVTDNGARTIYIRNISPGESRDLREALKKMDFVRNYLPLLNKVFIEFESLRDADRLGIWYSLLKRATGHKLSRLEIPHSGCTSLPPRLPDKALPDSEVAVDGATVPTEDITIPQRSTSPYWITMTTSPFVFPTVSPWFTIPEYLTVSEPDDIEKAQSQGSMFSTIMLTGLPEGNYRQEDVTKLVWRYFPDQTVQTLYYNIIVLSLQRRAFVFFNSWDACCDFARDYLKDPVTVGEWTLKIHVVLQDMCPGSSEENMYRSMMKWSSTHVPESESLEDRLLSVEVSEVNVDLLMMIMEVVASIAAFVRFLPLANRICIEMAEPGGLTQVMESNVTKDYLSSWSKVGRIESLKSLKQRLQDSGENTVNLELESEKATESTVAPQPSEEGQKAAVKEEGPPQTLVTAPDANAAPAASSDAPSATSPVKSEEKDSELPHINEDIFMAITAAVREHRQGRGSRAQSKERESKSSSPSRAQDEDAPNEKVQVDNLEKKVSSESRPFGEPDFNLEDFVTVDEINEDAADADPNDESDSSTKPKSTENMERQSSDASPASKRTSARSSKDSSSSASSSLEPTEASEKSSSTSSPRKSKDSFESTKPESSVSVSKPVSFSGEKTQPNKSPDKSSHSSSLGYRTRSSKMASTAAAELMEESTATKSVLKVSAKENQTKMETSSETQPPAEGEGLGMKSQTQTLEAECKDDADKESKKSKGEDEEKDNAGKYPQEEDDGESYQILDSINEPTDEQIDEDTNQETKTESSGPEQTQSLHEGDSQVLDSIDDKGSEESSKTETDASLYVIDSVSEDQASTVQEDSHLVKDEGATAKQLSEEKIQDTNAEPDAADKKEGLDPSMNQTPRSSADGKEMNEEMLSEKSNKASKSFCQTPNDEEQENKGSSADVTKHKASEKLDSVNDHTRGEDDGKERNTQSQEVSKAVTEGTEEEEEAYQIIDSVEEEPATTETEAEAENKEEKTKKAAEVAKRAERPTRRGGPRTRTSKREEKETQEEMIFEVVDCVEDKSVQHVSTTERPGRRRSARGNKEDKMMPTSTVACIKPVREEESTSEILDSVEGKAAMNEQTITTRSTRGRRETKEDVSKKDKTPTRRRPTPARDSQEPKKEEPLQTEEKGPMKESTPTKKSEENATYTIVDPVQDEVIKDERAKTPEKRRRGRPKKDTKVTKKQAALKNAASSKVADEEEAIYQIVDSVEDETADNEPLKDQSTEEPTVPKDNKDSASPKNADEEEEEPLYQIVDSLEDDQVREDPTNAQTSDRETKERETLGKKEDSLTCGAMAAEVVDKEECLDHTAEVSNALSAEDESGTATKEEKPKTDTKEATGSQSDAAAVPEEKTNLEEDTQELVTLDEVGADDAGEERAAEGQDWSREIIKGEPAELVTLDEIVENDEEEWERTVEPRPPTQESQSVEAADIETFATAAEEVAEEEAEKTSGSAKRKHDETEESVNFVTVDEVGKTEEKEAVITRTRGRPRKRTRQTPVRKSARGKPERTKDETEEEEKTEPLPPASVNPTLSQDRDSSAPPGDGQAESQRTEEEAATQPDAAPAPAGPQPEPKCPDKETQEGEEKDGWSTADIKVVGKRRRELVGPEAKRSRSQSPCVVADFRLPQFNPNSPLGQEFVVPKSGFFCNICSVFYLNEKTAKELHCCSQKHYDNLQKYYEKRRQRASKMSSQMSQGSVSD, from the exons ATGTCCCATCCCTTATATAACCCCTATGCCTCTGGGAATCAAAGTTCAGCCCAGGGGCGCTATGGACAGTCCAGTATGCAGGCAGAGAGAGACTCTCATAAGACATCTCCTCATCTTGGGCCTGGGTCCAGCTTTAGCTCTTCTGGAGTTTCATCTGCGACTCCTGCAAAATCTGGAGGGATAATCCCGTCACTGCAAACTATGCCAATGAGCTACAGGCCAGAAGGGAGTAAGACTTCAATGGAAGAGGACATAAAGAGGTCCATAGACATGCATATAAGCAGAGCCAGAGAGGAGGTGAGGAATCAGCCTGTAAACAAGAGCAGTCATTTTACCAGCACTCAAAGAGATGAGTGTCATTCTTCAAGCAAAGATGTGGCTTCCTACGTGTTGTCCTCAACCTCTCAAAGACCCCCTGATGTTGCAAGTAGCACTAGCTCCATGGACTGGTTGCGAAGCTACAAACGGGAAACTGAGGATGATTCGTCTAAATACTGTTCATCATCTGCTTCATTGAGCTATCAAAGCACTGGTGACGGTAGGTTTAATGCCTCGAATGAAAGAGAGCGCAATGTGCAATCCATTCCAGGCTTAGGTGATTATGACTACCCAGTGCCAGACAAACCTGTGGGCTCTGCAGAGTCTACTTGTCCCAAGTACACTTCGGAAACAGCTGTGAACATCCTTATGCACTTTGGACTTGAAAAAGAGGACCTGGAACATCTGATCTCATACCCCGAAGATCAGATCACTCCTGACAACCTGCCTTTTATCTTACGACAAATCCGCATGGAAAAGGCAAAGAGATCTACAATGGCAGGTCCATCAAAATCCTACTATGATCCTCATTCCACCACAAGTACGAGTGGAAGGGAAAGGTTGAGTACTTCAAGAGGGGAAGGGATGTGTCAGGATGAATTGTCACCTATTGTCCAACCAAGTAAAGTGATTGATTATGGACATACTGGCAAATATACTGGGAGCTTTGGGGATGAGATTGGAAGGAGCAGCGGTAGAGCTGGAAGTACGCTGCTGATGGGCTCCTACGATAGTAGTGGTCTCAGTCGAgaaccactgcaaaaaagtatgacagaggtgaaaaacagcaccTTGGTTTTTTCCTGTGATCAAGGCAGCTCTTTTACCAGTCATGGCTCAATGCGAAGCAGCGGTCCAGCTCAACAACTGCCCACACAACCAAACCAGCCTTCTCAAGAAATCTTCAAAGGTTTCTCTCTGCccaagacagacacagacataaGACCTCTTAAAGCAGAAGTCACTAAAGCCCTTCCTTTGAAAGATCCAGAGCCAGATCGCCAGTCAGCATCAAAAAGCCAACTAACTCCTAATATAGTTCGTAGTGTGCATCCAAGCCGACCTGGCCTTGTACTCattggcagcagcagcagcgacagTCACATCAAAGAAAAGAGCAAGACTCACGGGCAAGTACCAAATGTTTCTGAGCAGATGAACAAACAGCAAATGCAGCAGAAGCAGATACAACAGCAACAGGTGAAACAGACAATGCAACAACCACCACCAAAGCATCAGATGCAGCAACAGTTGAAGCAACAGCAGACGCAACAGCAACaaatgaagcagcagcagacggaacaacaacaactgaagcAGCAACAGACGCAGCAGCAGacgcaacaacaacaactgaagcAGCAACAGACGCAGCAGCAGacgcaacaacaacaactgaagcagcagcagacgcAGCAGCagatgcaacaacaacaactgaagcagcagcagacgcAGCAGCAGatgcaacaacaacaattgaagcagcagcagacgcaacaacaacaactgaagcagcagcagacgcAACAGCAGCaactgaagcagcagcagacgcCCCAGGTACCTAACCTGCCGATCGGGTTGCAGCAGATGCAGAATCAGCCAGCTGTGCATATGGGACAAGTTTTGCAGTCTCAAGTTTTTTCGGCTGCAAAGCCAGTTCCACAGCCATCCCTCATGCCAGGGCTCACGATGCCCGTTCCTCCGGGTCTCTCTCCGCTAATGCAGAACCTCATGAATTTCATTCATGTACCGCAGCCCGCTTCCACCAAGCAGCTTCCAGCAAAGGTAGAAGTGACAAGGAATATCCCAGTGCTGGCCCAGATGCAAGACTACACTGCCGCTTCACCTAGAGTCTTTCCTCATACCTGCTCTCTATGTAACAAGGAATGTAATCAGATGAAG GATTGGATCTCCCACCAGTATACCAGCCTTCACATTGAGAACTGCAAACTTCTGCGAAAGCG ATACCCAGAATGGAACGGTGAAATAGCATCACTGCTAGG TGCATCAGGTACCAAGCCCTCTCCCTCAACTTCTGCTGAGACTTCCCAGAAGAAAACCAGACATGAGAGTCGTTCCCGTTCCCGCAGCCCCCGGAGCCATCGTGACTCAGAGCGTAGCAGGGACAGGCGAAGTAGCCGTTCCCACTCTCGTAGCCCCCGCTCTCATCGTGAGTCGGAGCGAAGAAGAAATAGACGAAGTAGCCGTTCCCGCTCCCGCAGCCGTCGTGACTCTGAGCGTAGCAGGGACAAACGAAGTAGCCGTTCCCGCTCCGGCAGCCCACGTCGCCGCCGTGACTTGGAGCGTAGGAGGGACAGACGAAGTAGTCACTCCCGGTCTCGATCACGCAGCCCCCGAAGGGAGAGACGCAGAAGCCGATCACGATCTCCGTACAGCGCCAGATGTAATCGCAG GTCCCGGTCTCATTCTGACTCCTCATGGTATGACCGTCCTTCCTCTTCACGATATCGATCACGCTCACGGGGCCGCGAGAGACGATCCTCGCCGAGAAGAAGACATGAGAAACGTTCATCACCGAGGAGAAGCTGGGAGAGGCGATCCTCGACTGAGAGGTCATCTCCTAGGCGAAAGAAGTTGAGCAGCTCGAAGATCTTGGCAAAGAAACTGCTGGAAACACCAG CTCTCCAGTCCTTATCAAAACAGTCTGACCTGGAGACTGTCGTCAAAACTTTGGCTCCTGCCCTGCTGGCTGAGCTAGCCAAGATGGAGTCGTCCccatcaacatcatcatcatcgtcctcACGTTCTGCATCTCCAGAATCAACTAAAGGGAGGCCTAGCACAGAGAAGACAAAG GCTGGTAAATCTTCCCCTCCGACCATGGTGAGGCTACAAGGGATTGTCAGTAGTCTCTCTCACAGTGAAGTGATTTCTGCTGTGGAGAAATTTGGAAAAACTAAGTCAGTTGTTTTGTTTAGGTCAAAATTACAG GCAGTTGTGTGTTTCGAGAACCAGGAAGATGCTGAGAAACTGAAGAGCTTGAAGAACTTAGACATAAAAGAAGTAACTGTCAGTGTTGTTGGTGAAAAG GAAATTGCATCCAAGAAAACCACAAAAAGTAAACTGGAAACTACAGCAAAAGTCTCGGTTTCCAAAGCGAAAAACATCTCAGCTGAGCAGAAAgctaaaactgtaaaaacaggtgATAAGGCTGAAGAAGCAGCTTCAAGCCTCGAAAAATCTAAGAGGAAATCTACGAAGAGTCCCGAAAAGCAGCCTAACACCAGTGATTTGAAACGAAAACCTAAACCCAAAGGGTCTCAAACCTGTGCTAAAGAAGCTGTGGTGGTACCTAAAAATACACCCAATACTACAAAGGCTGTTGAACCAATTAAAGGTGCTGCAGTTGACGGTGAGCCAAAAGTCTTGACTTCCAAAGGAGAAATGGCCTCAACCACGCAGAAATCTAAAACAGCAGGAAccgtgaaaaaagaaaaagtggatcCATCTAAATCAACAACGTCAGAGAATATATCGCCACCAAAACCTATGGATCCACCTCAGATACCACAAACTGTCATCAAAAGTCCAGAAGATTCACTCAAAGCTTCAGAACAGACCGAGCAAAGTTCAGATTCTGCTGTACAAGaagaaacacaacagcagactgcaggaaaatcacctgAGATTTCTGTGGAGGCAAAGCAGACAGTTGAAAGTGTAGAAACGGTCACAAAGGACAAAG ACTCTGTGACTGCAAAGAAGCCGGCCGCTGTTACCCAACCGACATTTGGGGAGCGGATACAAGAGCAACTGCGTCCAGAAAGAATCC GTTGTCTCAAGACAGTCAAACTTCCCAATTCAAag CTTGTTTCGCTTGATTACAAGGTGCTGTTAATAAGCAACCTGCCAGAGTATCACGATGGCTGTTACGCAGAGGAGGACATCGCCAGTCTGCTCGCTCGACACAGATTTGAATATTACGACGACACGATCTATGTTATACCACAGGCCCGCATG GGTTTTGCCCTCATGCCGACAGCAGTGGCAGCTAAAAACATCGTGCTAGCatcagaaaaacatgattttattcTCAATGGGTCTAAACTTCGACTGCAGGTTGAGAAGGGCGACATTTTAATGACACCG cttgAGTTTTATAAGTCTCTGATGAAACGGCTATGTTAT CAAGTGACTGACAATGGAGCAAGAACAATCTACATCAGGAACATCTCACCAGGCGAGTCCCGGGATCTCAGAGAAGCTTTGAAAAAAATGGATTTTGTAAGAAACTACCTGCCTCTTCTCAACAAG gtgtttATCGAATTTGAGTCTCTTCGTGATGCTGATCGCCTTGGCATTTGGTACAGCCTTCTAAAACGGGCCACCGGCCACAAATTATCAAGGCTGGAAATACCACACAGTGGATGTACCTCACTGC CACCAAGATTGCCAGACAAAGCTTTGCCAGACAGCGAGGTTGCTGTTGACGGGGCAACTGTCCCAACAGAAGATATTACCATCCCACAACGCAGCACTTCACCATATTGGATCACAATGACAACTAGTCCCTTTGTTTTCCCCACTGTCTCTCCTTGGTTCACAATCCCAG AGTATTTAACTGTCAGTGAACCTGATGACATTGAG AAAGCCCAATCTCAAGGTTCTATGTTCTCCACGATCATGTTGACCGGTTTGCCAGAAGGAAACTACAGACAGGAGGATGTCACCAAGCTGGTGTGGCGTTACTTCCCTGATCAGACTGTTCAGACTCTGTACTACAACATAATCGTTTTATCACTGCAGAGGAGG gcCTTTGTATTTTTTAACAGCTGGGATGCGTGCTGCGATTTCGCCAGAGATTACCTCAAAGATCCAGTTACTGTTGGAGAGTGGACGCTCAAAATCCACGTTGTTTTACAAGACATGTGTCCTGGTTCAAGTGAG GAGAACATGTACAGAAGCATGATGAAATGGAGCAGCACT CATGTTCCAGAGTCTGAGTCTCTGGAGGACCGGCTGCTGAGTGTGGAGGTCTCCGAGGTGAATGTGGACCTTCTCATGATGATAATGGAAGTGGTGGCGTCCATTGCTGCCTTTGTCAGATTCTTGCCGCTCGCCAACAGG ATATGCATTGAGATGGCTGAACCTGGTGGATTAACACAGGTGATGGAGAGCAATGTCACCAAGGACTATTTATCTTCTTG GAGTAAAGTTGGACGTATTGAGTC tttgaaGAGCCTGAAACAGCGTCTGCAAGACTCGGGTGAGAACACAGTTAACCTCGAACTGGAAAGCGAGAAGGCCACAGAATCGACCGTTGCCCCTCAGCCAAGTGAGGAAGGCCAGAAAGCAGCAGTGAAGGAAGAGGGGCCACCACAAACTTTGGTCACTGCTCCTGATGCAAACGCCGCCCCTGCCGCTTCTAGCGATGCTCCTTCGGCAACAAGCCCAGTCAAGTCTGAGGAAAAAGACTCAGAACTTCCTCACATCAACGAGGACATTTTCATGGCCATTACAGCTGCGGTTCGTGAGCATAGACAGGGTCGAGGAAGCAGGGCACAGAGCAAAGAAAGAGAG AGCAAAAGCAGCAGCCCTAGTAGGGCACAGGATGAAGACGCACCAAACGAAAAG GTTCAAGTTGATAATTTAGAGAAGAAAGTTTCTTCAGAGAGCCGCCCTTTTGGTGAGCCGGATTTCAATTTAGAGGACTTTGTCACTGTTGATGAAATTAACGAGGACGCAGCAGATGCAGATCCCAATGATGAAAGCGACTCTTCAACTAAGCCAAAGTCCACAGAGAATATGGAAAGGCAAAGCTCAGATGCGTCTCCTGCTTCCAAACGAACCTCAGCAAGGTCCTCCAAAGACTCCAGCAGCTCAGCCTCTTCCTCATTAGAGCCCACGGAAGCTTCTGAGAAAAGCAGTTCAACCTCCTCACCACGAAAAAGTAAAGACTCATTTGAATCCACCAAACCTGAATCCTCTGTGAGTGTCAGTAAGCCTGTTTCCTTTTCTGGTGAGAAAACGCAGCCAAACAAATCTCCAGACAAATCGTCGCATTCTTCGTCCTTGGGTTATAGGACCCGTTCATCGAAGATGGCATCAACCGCTGCTGCAGAGCTAATGGAGGAGAGTACAGCAACAAAGTCTGTCCTCAAAGTGTCAGCAAAGGAAAATCAAACTAAAATGGAAACATCATCAGAGACACAGCCACCCGCAGAGGGAGAGGGATTAGGGATGAAGAGCCAAACACAGACTCTGGAGGCTGAATGTAAGGATGACGCAGACAAAGAGTCAAAGAAAAGCAAAGGAGAAGATGAGGAAAAAGACAATGCGGGGAAATATCCACAGGAGGAAGATGATGGTGAAAGTTACCAGATCCTTGATTCGATCAATGAGCCAACAGATGAACAGATAGATGAAGACACAAACCAAGAGACTAAAACAGAGTCATCAGGACCTGAGCAAACCCAGAGTTTGCATGAGGGGGATAGTCAGGTCTTGGACAGCATTGATGATAAAGGCTCAGAGGAGTCCAGTAAAACTGAAACGGATGCTTCTCTCTATGTGATAGACAGCGTTAGTGAAGACCAAGCCAGTACAGTCCAAGAGGACAGTCATCTGGTCAAAGATGAAGGTGCCACAGCAAAGCAGCTGTCTGAGGAAAAAATTCAAGATACCAATGCTGAACCAGATGCAGCTGATAAAAAAGAAGGGTTGGATCCAAGCATGAACCAAACTCCAAGGTCCAGTGCAGATGGAAAAGAAATGAATGAGGAGATGCTctcagaaaaatcaaacaaagctTCCAAATCATTTTGCCAAACTCCAAATGATgaagaacaagaaaacaaaggcAGTTCAGCAGATGTTACTAAACATAAAGCCTCTGAGAAGTTAGATTCAGTCAATGATCACACCAGAGGAGAAGATGACGGGAAGGAACGTAATACTCAGAGCCAGGAGGTATCTAAAGCAGTCACTGAAGGAactgaagaagaggaagaagcttACCAGATAATTGATTCTGTGGAAGAAGAGCCAGCGACCACAGAGACCGAGGCAGAGGCTGagaacaaagaggaaaaaaccaAGAAAGCCGCTGAAGTGGCTAAACGAGCTGAAAGACCAACAAGGAGGGGTGGACCAAGAACCAGAACATCTAAAAGAGAGGAGAaagagacacaggaggagatgATCTTTGAGGTAGTGGATTGTGTTGAAGATAAATCTGTTCAACATGTCTCCACCACAGAGAGGCCTGGTAGGAGGAGGTCGGCcagaggaaacaaagaagaTAAAATGATGCCAACTTCCACAGTTGCATGTATAAAACCCGTCAGGGAAGAGGAATCTACGTCCGAGATCCTAGACTCAGTGGAGGGTAAGGCTGCCATGAACGAACAAACCATCACAACAAGGTCAaccagaggaagaagagaaactAAAGAAGACGTCTCAAAAAAAGACAAGACACCAACGAGAAGGAGGCCGACACCTGCCAGAGATTCTCAGGAACCAAAGAAGGAGGAACCTCTGCAGACTGAAGAGAAAGGCCCCATGAAAGAGAGCACACCAACAAAGAAGAGCGAGGAGAATGCCACCTATACAATAGTAGACCCAGTGCAGGATGAAGTTATTAAGGATGAACGGGCCAAAACTccggaaaaaagaagaaggggaAGACCAAAGAAGGACACTAAAGTAACTAAAAAACAAGCTGCCTTAAAGAATGCTGCATCTAGTAAAGTGGCTGATGAAGAGGAGGCCATTTATCAGATTGTTGACTCGGTTGAGGATGAGACGGCTGACAATGAGCCTCTCAAAGACCAGAGTACAGAAGAGCCAACAGTGCCTAAAGACAATAAAGACTCAGCATCGCCAAAAAAtgcagatgaggaggaggaagagccgtTGTATCAGATTGTAGATTCTCTAGAAGACGATCAAGTCCGAGAAGACCCAACAAATGCACAAACatcagacagagagacaaaggAGCGAGAGACACTCGGTAAAAAAGAAGACTCTCTCACATGCGGCGCTATGGCTGCGGAAGTGGTCGATAAAGAGGAGTGTTTGGATCACACTGCTGAGGTTAGTAATGCTCTATCTGCTGAAGACGAGTCTGGTACAGCAACAAAGGAAGAGAAGCCAAAAACAGATACTAAAGAGGCCACTGGGTCCCAAAGTGATGCTGCTGCAGTACCAGAAGAAAAGACAAATCTGGAGGAAGACACCCAGGAGCTGGTTACTCTGGATGAGGTGGGAGCAGATGATGCTGGGGAGGAAAGAGCAGCGGAGGGTCAGGACTGGAGCAGGGAGATCATCAAGGGAGAACCTGCAGAGCTCGTCACTCTGGATGAGATTGTTGAAAATGATGAGGAGGAGTGGGAAAGGACAGTGGAGCCCCGCCCACCAACACAGGAGAGCCAATCAGTGGAGGCCGCAGACATAGAG ACTTTTGCGACAGCAGCTGAGGAAGTTGCAGAAGAGGAGGCAGAGAAGACATCAGGATCTGCTAAACGCAAACATGATGAAACAG AGGAGAGCGTCAACTTTGTGACGGTGGACGAGGTGGGAAAGACTGAGGAGAAGGAGGCGGTCATTACCAGGACAAGAGGTCGACCCAGGAAGAGAACCAGGCAGACCCCcg tgagAAAATCTGCTAGAGGGAAACCAGAGAGGACAAAAGATGAgacagaagaggaggaaaaaacagaaCCACTGCCTCCAGCTTCTGTTAATCCCACTTTATCACAGGACCGAGACTCATCTGCGCCACCAGGTGACGGGCAGGCAGAGAGCCAGAGGaccgaggaggaagcagcgACCCAGCCCGATGCTGCACCTGCCCCTGCTGGACCGCAGCCAGAGCCCAAGTGTCCTGATAAGGAGacacaggagggagaggagaaggATGGATGGAGCACGGCCGACATTAAAG ttgtgGGTAAACGCAGGAGGGAGCTTGTCGGACCTGAGGCAAAGCGATCTCGCTCTCAGTCTCCATGTGTTGTAGCAGATTTCAGACTGCCTCAGTTCAACCCTAATAGCCCCCTTG GTCAGGAGTTTGTGGTCCCTAAATCAGGATTTTTCTGTAACATCTGCTCTGTTTTCTACCTGAATGAAAAGACCGCCAAGGAACTCCACTGCTGCAGCCAGAAACACTATGACAACCTGCag aaatATTATGAGAAACGTCGACAGAGAGCTTCAAAAATGTCATCTCAGATGTCTCAAGGCTCTGTTTCTGACTGA